Proteins encoded within one genomic window of uncultured Sphingopyxis sp.:
- a CDS encoding aspartyl protease family protein: MTRATGWSVPLALLLAAPALTAPPLTAPPPSGATPAPADPVPAPAAAPTPAGQLVAPPVTVVPFIQPFDLDATRRMAVQVMVGGEGPFSFLVDTGAERTVIARELAERLKLVEGAKLKLATIGGSAVVPSFRVAALRMSDLHLAPVDAPAFSGRHIGAAGLIGVDMLEKRRVLIDFREETMEILETRKRARPIIRDDDAIVVTARNSAGRLILSDARLDGKRIDVIVDTGAQTSVGNIALQKLVAAKRANRLPFLPTTLGAVTGEAVPAVRTAIRRIVINGMDVNDLPVSFADSQAFRALGLVERPALLIGMDSLSLFDRVEIDFPNKRVVFDLPEGASRDMGQRFAANGIRIGG, from the coding sequence ATGACCCGTGCAACCGGTTGGTCCGTCCCATTGGCGCTGCTGCTCGCCGCCCCCGCGCTGACCGCTCCCCCGCTCACCGCCCCCCCGCCCTCTGGCGCGACGCCGGCGCCCGCCGATCCCGTGCCCGCCCCCGCCGCGGCGCCGACGCCCGCCGGCCAACTGGTCGCGCCGCCGGTCACCGTCGTCCCCTTCATTCAGCCCTTCGACCTCGACGCGACGCGGCGCATGGCGGTGCAGGTCATGGTCGGCGGCGAAGGGCCCTTCTCCTTCCTCGTCGATACCGGCGCCGAGCGCACGGTGATCGCGCGCGAGCTCGCCGAGCGACTCAAGCTTGTCGAAGGCGCCAAGCTCAAGCTCGCGACGATCGGCGGATCGGCGGTGGTGCCCAGTTTCCGCGTCGCGGCGCTGCGGATGTCCGACCTGCACCTCGCGCCGGTCGATGCTCCCGCCTTTTCCGGCCGGCACATCGGCGCCGCCGGGCTGATCGGGGTCGACATGCTCGAAAAGCGGCGCGTGCTCATCGATTTCCGCGAGGAAACGATGGAGATATTGGAGACGCGCAAGCGCGCGCGCCCGATCATCCGCGACGATGACGCGATCGTCGTCACCGCGCGCAATTCGGCCGGGCGGCTGATCCTGTCCGACGCGCGGCTCGACGGCAAACGCATCGACGTCATCGTCGACACCGGCGCGCAGACGAGCGTCGGCAATATCGCGCTGCAAAAGCTGGTCGCGGCGAAGCGCGCGAACCGCCTGCCCTTCCTGCCGACCACGCTCGGCGCGGTGACCGGCGAGGCCGTGCCCGCGGTGCGCACCGCGATCCGGCGCATCGTGATCAACGGCATGGATGTCAACGACCTGCCCGTCAGCTTTGCCGACAGCCAGGCGTTCCGCGCGCTGGGCCTCGTCGAGCGGCCGGCGCTGCTGATCGGCATGGACAGCCTGTCGCTGTTCGACCGCGTCGAAATCGATTTTCCGAACAAGCGCGTCGTGTTC